A window from Salvia miltiorrhiza cultivar Shanhuang (shh) chromosome 2, IMPLAD_Smil_shh, whole genome shotgun sequence encodes these proteins:
- the LOC131007669 gene encoding G-type lectin S-receptor-like serine/threonine-protein kinase At4g27290 produces the protein MASFCFTAILSSLVYSIAFLKSTTGADHSLFNNQTLAIGHTLVSETQVFELGFFRPGKSTNLFLGIWYKAIPDTVVWVANRNNPITDSQGVVFAVAGNGTLLISTSGSVIWSANPSTAASRPVVRLLETGNLVVVDEATEEGFYLWQSFDFPTDTWLSGMKMVDDLDAGVSTNLTSWRNWDDPSPGDFFAKIESHAMGEMVIYRGTRKRFRTGKWNGIYFNGMPRFRSTVPATELIFKEERLISIKMPYQSSIIVRATLDVSGSVLHYIMNPGKDRWNPVYPFPRDECDEYAYCGPNAICAVEKAQRCECFKGFSPKFRKEWELQDWSNGCGRVRALNCESGDGFVEVRGVKYPDMLRYWLNTSMSLEQCKAECLKNCSCTAYAHPYISNGGRGCLMWYGDLLDARELPATHVLHKIYIRLPLSELDFNSNLETKKAPTNLILISIATGVIVSSFINGGLLILTRRNKRALKRNNEDIELPLIKMAAILEATNNFSKENMIGLGGFGPVYKGNLSEGEEVAVKRLSKTSGQGLEEFKNEVVLIAKLQHRNLVKLLGCCIEEEEMMLIYEYLQNKSLDNFVFDQDRRKILTWPKRFDIIMGIAKGLLYLHHDSRLKIIHRDLKTSNILLDASLNPKISDFGLARTFEEDQCLSRTKRVVGTYGYMAPEYAFHGKFSVKSDIYSLGVVLLEIISGKKIRGFQHNDHHHSLLGHAWMLWKEKSIMKMMDECLMATCVESQVTRCIHVGLLCVQNFAEDRPIMPSVVLMLASDGALLPEPNEPGYYINGSCSPSRSSKSPCIKSENGTLTFTDLEAR, from the exons ATGGCGTCTTTCTGTTTCACTGCAATTCTCAGCTCTTTGGTTTACTCCATCGCGTTTCTCAAATCAACCACTGGAGCAGATCATTCACTTTTCAACAACCAAACCCTTGCTATTGGCCACACTTTGGTTTCTGAGACCCAAGTTTTTGAGCTCGGGTTTTTCCGCCCTGGAAAATCAACGAATTTGTTCTTAGGGATATGGTACAAAGCCATACCTGATACAGTAGTTTGGGTTGCAAACAGAAACAATCCCATCACTGATTCACAAGGAGTCGTCTTCGCCGTTGCTGGAAACGGCACTCTCCTTATAAGCACAAGTGGAAGCGTTATCTGGTCGGCGAATCCATCAACGGCGGCATCGCGTCCAGTTGTACGGCTCCTAGAAACTGGAAACCTAGTTGTTGTGGACGAGGCGACGGAGGAAGGCTTCTACTTATGGCAGAGTTTTGATTTCCCCACTGACACGTGGCTATCAGGGATGAAGATGGTAGATGACCTTGATGCCGGCGTTAGCAcgaacttgacatcatggagaaATTGGGATGATCCTTCGCCCGGAGATTTCTTCGCGAAGATCGAGAGCCATGCCATGGGTGAGATGGTGATTTACAGAGGCACAAGGAAGAGATTTCGAACTGGAAAGTGGAATGGCATTTATTTCAACGGTATGCCTCGCTTCCGCAGTACTGTCCCCGCAACTGAATTGATCTTCAAAGAAGAGCGGTTGATATCTATCAAAATGCCTTATCAAAGCTCAATTATCGTACGAGCAACATTAGACGTATCTGGCTCAGTCCTCCACTATATTATGAATCCAGGGAAGGATAGGTGGAATCCTGTGTACCCGTTTCCACGAGACGAATGCGACGAGTATGCTTACTGCGGTCCCAACGCCATCTGCGCGGTTGAGAAGGCACAGAGATGCGAGTGTTTCAAAGGATTTTCCCCCAAGTTTAGGAAGGAATGGGAGCTTCAAGACTGGTCTAATGGATGTGGTAGAGTTAGGGCGTTGAATTGCGAGAGTGGAGATGGCTTTGTAGAGGTTAGAGGGGTGAAGTATCCTGATATGCTGAGATACTGGTTGAATACTAGCATGAGCCTTGAGCAGTGCAAAGCTGAGTGCTTGAAAAACTGTAGCTGCACCGCCTATGCTCATCCATACATAAGTAATGGAGGCAGAGGCTGCTTGATGTGGTATGGGGATCTCCTTGATGCCAGAGAGCTTCCTGCAACACATGTTCTGCATAAAATCTATATTCGCCTACCACTTTCAGAACTAG ATTTTAACTCCAATTTGGAGACGAAGAAAGCGCCAACAAATTTAATACTAATATCAATTGCTACTGGAGTAATTGTCTCGAGTTTTATCAATGGAGGTTTACTTATACTGACAAGAAGGAATAAGCGAG CACTAAAGAGGAATAACGAGGATATAGAATTGCCTTTGATCAAAATGGCAGCTATTCTAGAAGCAACAAACAATTTCTCCAAAGAGAACATGATAGGATTAGGAGGTTTTGGTCCTGTTTATAAG GGCAATCTGTCAGAAGGAGAAGAAGTCGCAGtcaaaagattgtcaaaaactTCTGGGCAGGGTCTTGAAGAGTTCAAGAATGAAGTCGTGTTGATTGCCAAGCTTCAACATAGAAACCTCGTCAAGCTTCTTGGATGTTGCATTGAAGAAGAGGAAATGATGCTAATATATGAATACTTACAGAATAAGAGcttggataattttgtttttg ATCAAGATCGAAGGAAAATTTTGACATGGCCTAAGCGCTTTGACATTATCATGGGAATCGCAAAGGGACTGCTTTATCTCCACCATGATTCCAGGCTCAAGATTATCCACCGGGATCTCAAAACAAGTAACATTTTACTAGATGCAAGTTTAAATCCAAAAATATCAGACTTTGGCTTAGCAAGAACGTTTGAAGAGGATCAATGTCTATCTAGAACAAAGAGAGTTGTTGGAACATA TGGCTACATGGCTCCAGAATATGCATTTCATGGGAAATTCTCTGTGAAGTCTGACATCTATAGTCTTGGAGTGGTACTGCTAGAGATAATAAGTGGGAAAAAGATAAGAGGATTTCAACACAACGATCATCATCATAGCCTTCTAGGCCAT GCATGGATGCTATGGAAAGAGAAGAGCATTATGAAAATGATGGACGAATGTTTGATGGCAACATGTGTTGAATCTCAAGTGACGAGATGCATACATGTGGGGTTATTATGTGTTCAAAATTTCGCAGAAGATAGACCAATCATGCCATCAGTGGTTTTAATGTTAGCAAGTGATGGAGCACTCCTGCCTGAACCTAATGAGCCGGGATATTACATTAACGGGAGTTGTAGCCCTTCACGAAGCTCTAAATCACCTTGTATAAAGTCCGAGAATGGCACACTTACCTTTACCGACTTGGAGGCCAGGTGA
- the LOC131007705 gene encoding cysteine-rich receptor-like protein kinase 25 isoform X1, with amino-acid sequence MGNGDTFALYIHHRGSFGNTGKHVVYTGDIGTNLDKEDKKKLAIKLISASLAVGVLVASFINGGILYLTRRKWRVKAKDEDIDLPTIKMAALVEATNNFSSENMIGSGGFGSVYKIRSEGCF; translated from the exons ATGGGCAACGG AGACACGTTTGCATTGTACATCCATCACAGAGGTAGCTTTGGAAATACAGGGAAGCATGTTGTGTACACAGGAG ATATTGGCACCAATTTGGATAAAGAGGATAAGAAGAAATTGGCTATAAAGTTGATATCAGCATCACTTGCTGTTGGAGTCCTTGTGGCAAGCTTTATCAATGGAGGGATACTCTATCTGACGAGGCGAAAGTGGCGAG TAAAAGCAAAAGATGAGGATATAGATTTGCCTACAATCAAAATGGCAGCCCTTGTGGAAGCAACAAATAACTTCTCCTCTGAGAACATGATAGGATCTGGAGGTTTTGGGTCTGTTTACAAG ATCAGAAGCGAAGGATGCTTTTAA
- the LOC131007705 gene encoding cysteine-rich receptor-like protein kinase 25 isoform X2 — protein MGNGDTFALYIHHRGSFGNTGKHVVYTGDIGTNLDKEDKKKLAIKLISASLAVGVLVASFINGGILYLTRRKWRVKAKDEDIDLPTIKMAALVEATNNFSSENMIGSGGFGSVYKVICIPT, from the exons ATGGGCAACGG AGACACGTTTGCATTGTACATCCATCACAGAGGTAGCTTTGGAAATACAGGGAAGCATGTTGTGTACACAGGAG ATATTGGCACCAATTTGGATAAAGAGGATAAGAAGAAATTGGCTATAAAGTTGATATCAGCATCACTTGCTGTTGGAGTCCTTGTGGCAAGCTTTATCAATGGAGGGATACTCTATCTGACGAGGCGAAAGTGGCGAG TAAAAGCAAAAGATGAGGATATAGATTTGCCTACAATCAAAATGGCAGCCCTTGTGGAAGCAACAAATAACTTCTCCTCTGAGAACATGATAGGATCTGGAGGTTTTGGGTCTGTTTACAAGGTAATATGTATACCAACATGA